Within the Fusarium musae strain F31 chromosome 11, whole genome shotgun sequence genome, the region CCGACACCATTTACTTCTCCTACGTTTCCCTTTCCCCCCATTCCTCTCGCGTAGATCAGGGTGACATTGCGGCAAGGCGTCCCGTCGGTGAGCTGGTTATAAGTTTGGTTGGGATATGGATATTCTCCATAGTACGGCGGTGGGCCCTTCTTGCCGCAGCGCTTGAAATGCGGTTGGGAATGCGTGTCGAGTTCAGCGAGAGGGGGGGCCATTGTCTGCTCTACGGCGCGGGTCGCATAGGCAATGGTAGCAAGAGCCATGAGAAGCTGAGTGGGCTTCATGAGGCCTAGAGGATTTGTCGACCAAGGGCAGACTGCCTTGTCGCTGCAGAGTTGTGCAGACCAGAGTTCACCCAGAGAAGAAAATGAGTAGGCCAGTTGGAGACAGAGGAACGAGGGGTAGCTTCCCATCAGAAGACCAAGTGTttggtttcttttcttgttgCTTTTCGTGTGGCTGTCAGCCCTTGTCAACAGAGAGGCAATGCCGTAGCCACATATCAAGCGACAAAAGCATAGCGCCATTTCATCACAGGCACAATATAAGGGCGTCATACACTACGCCAATAGGAAAGCGCAGTGACCTTGATGTCAAGTCAGCAGATCATGGTTGGCATTATGTTCATGATGGCGCAAAGTGGAGAGGTTTGAACATCTAAAACTATTGCATCACTTTTTTTCCCGCCCTAGGCTTGAAGCCTGTACACCACTTGAGTCTCCAAACATGAGCCAAACATCTAGTAAATCGTAATTATTGAGCCAAGGTATATAATAACATAGGAAAGGGTTACCTGGAAGAAATCATTCAACCCGCTGCCAGCTATCTATCCACatatccatcccatcctACTCATTGCCGTGTCCATCATCATAACAGACATCCAAAACCGCCTCAGTCTCTGGACCTTAGTTCGTGGTAGAGTATGGCTGAGGGTTATAGGGACGCGACACCAAAGGGTCGTTGGACTGATATCCCGTCATGTTGACTTCGGTCGTAGAACCATTCCGgttgtccttcttgaagatgaacaGGATCGCCTTGAAGGAGTCCGAGGGGTTCAACATGGCCAGCCAAGCATGAATACCGAGGGGACCGCCCTGGTATGACCCCTCAGGAATGTTGCCCTGCTCCaacttggagaagcttcCACGGCCATGGCCGGACTTGTAAACGCTCCATGGGTAGGCGA harbors:
- a CDS encoding hypothetical protein (CAZy:CE5), which produces MKPTQLLMALATIAYATRAVEQTMAPPLAELDTHSQPHFKRCGKKGPPPYYGEYPYPNQTYNQLTDGTPCRNVTLIYARGMGGKGNVGEVNGVGPIIFNRLATIIGGPEKLAIAGVKYKANMKTVIQKGPREGGRAMSELINRAATQCPGTKIVLVGHSVGGALVHQSAENITTEVTARIAAG